The Clostridia bacterium genomic interval CGCGCGGTGCTGTTAACAACAGACCTGATTATGATTATATAAAAGATACAGTATTTGAAATTTTTGGACTAGAAACAGAGGCGCAATGTATCGTTTATTCCGCTGACCTAAATCAAAAAGCCGAAGTTAGAGCGAAAAGAATAAAAGATACAATTAATATAACTACTACTGGCGAAGTTAAGTATATTTTGCTCAACGGCATTTTTGAATGCCAGGCAACAGGCGCACAACAGCAAAAAAACCAAAGAGGAATAAAGCTTACTTTAACATCAGACAATGTTTCGATTAAACTCTAAACTAATAATTCATTTAAAAAATTCTGGTTTTATATGCTGAATATATAGAATTGGGGGAGTGATGATGTGAAAAAACAGTTATTTCTTGGTGCTGCTTATTATCCCGAAGTCAATTATTTTCAAACTTTGGATGAAGATATTGCATATATGAAAAAAGCCCATTTGAATGTTATGAGAATGGGTGAATTTGCATGGAGTGTTTTTGAACCCAAAGAAGGCGAATATAATTTTGACTGGCTTGAAGACGTAGTAAAAAAACTGTATAAAAACGGTATTTATAGTATTCTATGCACGCCCTCCAATACTCCGCCTATATGGCTTACAAGAAAACATCCCGAAATTTTGAGGCGAGATGATGACGGTCAATATGCGGTTCATGGCGGACGGGGACACGGCTGTCCCAACAGCCCTGTATTTAACAGCTATGTGGAAAAAATCGTCAAAAAAATGGCGGAGCGTTTTAAGGATAACCCCGCAGTGATAGGTTGGCAGATAGATAATGAAATTTATCCATGGCGTCAAGGCTGTCATTGCGATTATTGCATGGATAAGTTTTATGAGTATCTAGAAAAAAGATATGGAACTATTGATAATCTCAATAGACAATGGAGCTTGCGCATTTGGAGTATAGAATATCAGGATTTTAGACAAATAGAATATCCCAAGATAAAAGAATGGGGAAGTCATCCTTCAGCTACTACCGAATATATTAGTTTTCAGGTGCATAGCAATGCGGATTTTATATCACGACAAGCAGATATTTTGAGAGAATGCGGAGTAAAAGTGCCGATAGGCACCGATATGATGACTGTTGTTAGTCAGGACCATTACATAACCAATCAAAATCTTGATGTGGCTATGCTTAATCATTATCACAGCAAAAAAAATCTTTGGGAAGCGGGTTTTTGGATGGACTATATGTCGGGGTTGAAAGCTAGACCGTTTTGGAATACGGAAACAGCCACCACAGCAAACGGTTCTAACAGTGTGAATCCGGATCCATATCCTGTAAATTTCAATTATATCAATACGTTATTGCCTTTTGCATTTGGCGCAGAAATGAATCTTTATTGGCTGTTTAGAGCCCATTATGCCGGACCTGAACTTATGCATTCTTCTGTGATAACTTCTCAGGGCAAACCCGTTCATGTTTTTGATGAGATAATTAAAGCGTCAGAAACTTTGGAAAAATGCGGTCAATTTTTGATTGACTATCAATTATCCCAGCCAGAATTTGCAATGAGCTTTTCAAGTCACGCGTGGAATATGTTTGAAGGGCAAAAAGTGGTGGCAGGATTTAATTACTTTGAAAATATTTTAAATTGCTATAAGACATTAATAAATGCGTCATTGCGTCCGCATATTCATAATCCTAATAATTCATTAGACGGAATAAAGGTTTTGTATTCGCCGTTTTTGATTTCGTTAGAAGAAGGAAATTTTAAAGAAAGGCTTACTAACTGGATAAAAGACGGCGGAGTATGGATAACAGGTCCGCTTACTGATATAAGAAATCAATATTGCGCAAAATTCATTAATACGGTTTTTGGATTAATAGAAGAATTGACAGGATTAGAAAATCTTTATCAGATTCCTGCAACAAGCCTTGAAAATACTATTATCTTAGAAAATGGTATAACCAGCAAGACAAATATTTGGAACGATGTTTTTGAAATTAAACCAGAGCATAAGGTAATAGCTAAGTATCAGTCCCAAAGCGCCAATATAGACGGCAAGGCTGCGATAGTTGGCTGCAAGGTAGGAAAAGGCGAAGTT includes:
- a CDS encoding beta-galactosidase, with product MKKQLFLGAAYYPEVNYFQTLDEDIAYMKKAHLNVMRMGEFAWSVFEPKEGEYNFDWLEDVVKKLYKNGIYSILCTPSNTPPIWLTRKHPEILRRDDDGQYAVHGGRGHGCPNSPVFNSYVEKIVKKMAERFKDNPAVIGWQIDNEIYPWRQGCHCDYCMDKFYEYLEKRYGTIDNLNRQWSLRIWSIEYQDFRQIEYPKIKEWGSHPSATTEYISFQVHSNADFISRQADILRECGVKVPIGTDMMTVVSQDHYITNQNLDVAMLNHYHSKKNLWEAGFWMDYMSGLKARPFWNTETATTANGSNSVNPDPYPVNFNYINTLLPFAFGAEMNLYWLFRAHYAGPELMHSSVITSQGKPVHVFDEIIKASETLEKCGQFLIDYQLSQPEFAMSFSSHAWNMFEGQKVVAGFNYFENILNCYKTLINASLRPHIHNPNNSLDGIKVLYSPFLISLEEGNFKERLTNWIKDGGVWITGPLTDIRNQYCAKFINTVFGLIEELTGLENLYQIPATSLENTIILENGITSKTNIWNDVFEIKPEHKVIAKYQSQSANIDGKAAIVGCKVGKGEVVVMGTMPENEIMVDIIKKYLDKTHSLPDIKCSPYVIAVKRTDGKKTGYCIAETACEQGYVELDGEYIDVASGKKVNGKIDIKPYSFICLEKI